A portion of the Chlamydia avium 10DC88 genome contains these proteins:
- a CDS encoding DUF2608 domain-containing protein translates to MRTSTLYLWILISLYFSTIGHSKETIRYVEVKSIHEIASDVLYDTSDFWLIIDVDDTLLEGAQALTQFLWLQETITGLQQLGFTENEAWNTAYPYWESIQEKGSVKTIEAALPLLISRLQEQGKTVFAYTERQRSTEEITIKQLKSLDINLVSSAPPVPETLPPNISFSSGVLFGGELRKGPGLQFFLGLMNTYPEKIIYIDNDKQNVSRIGELCKSKKISYFGITYLAQKFSPPIYLPEISKVQYAYEKKLLSNEAAALLLRHQMTE, encoded by the coding sequence ATGAGAACATCAACTCTCTATCTTTGGATACTGATTAGTCTCTATTTCTCTACAATAGGGCATAGCAAGGAAACTATACGCTATGTGGAAGTAAAATCCATTCATGAAATTGCTAGTGATGTTCTCTATGATACTAGCGATTTTTGGTTGATTATAGACGTTGACGATACTCTACTAGAAGGAGCACAAGCATTAACACAATTCCTATGGTTACAGGAAACAATTACAGGATTACAACAACTTGGATTTACAGAAAACGAAGCTTGGAACACAGCCTATCCTTATTGGGAATCAATTCAAGAAAAAGGATCGGTAAAAACTATTGAAGCTGCATTACCTTTGCTCATATCGCGACTACAAGAGCAAGGGAAAACCGTATTTGCCTATACAGAACGTCAACGCTCCACCGAAGAAATCACAATAAAGCAGCTGAAAAGCTTAGACATTAACTTAGTATCATCAGCACCTCCTGTTCCTGAAACATTGCCGCCTAATATTTCTTTTTCTTCAGGAGTGTTGTTTGGCGGGGAATTACGCAAAGGTCCTGGTTTACAGTTCTTCTTAGGATTAATGAACACATATCCAGAGAAAATCATTTATATTGATAACGATAAACAGAATGTCTCGCGCATTGGAGAATTATGTAAATCAAAAAAAATTTCCTATTTTGGAATTACATATTTAGCACAAAAATTCTCCCCTCCTATTTATCTCCCTGAAATTTCTAAAGTTCAATATGCCTATGAAAAAAAACTTCTTAGTAACGAAGCAGCAGCCTTATTATTACGTCATCAAATGACAGAATAA
- a CDS encoding carbohydrate porin, giving the protein MSSLRTFTLTCLCSCSFCYFSCFPAYGKDPTHPHLHHHRIAERLKKSTDKRSYHQKLYSKEDSNYQLREHVLSPVRNVLACPPFDKGFSISKFLYSIEHETNSQITVDCSILPQRFYPKKSVLTQTKEEQPVWQFYVSPSVSWQIYNSPTAGVGSIDFSYTLVRYWRNNAQNADNSLGIAGEINDYSTRANTLNNLTFSQTFPGNLLTISLGQYSLYSIDGTAYDNDQQSGFISYALSQNASATYSLGSVGAYVQFTPTPAINVQVGLQDAYDVLGSAFEIRNINKMKYNYYGYFSWSPQFRTGGGQYSALIYSTRSVPEQPEATKGWSLNFGQYLGEKLYVFGRWNGSTGNVVNLNRSYVLGLASPNPMNRNPQDLFGIACAINHVNTQVFNTQTTTPNTRTSVPATTTQKIRQHETVIEAFATLGFGPHISITPDFQLYIDPALRTNKRSVTVYGIRINFST; this is encoded by the coding sequence ATGTCTTCTCTTCGTACTTTTACTCTCACCTGCTTATGCAGTTGTAGTTTTTGCTACTTCTCATGTTTTCCTGCTTACGGGAAAGATCCAACACACCCCCATCTCCATCACCACCGAATTGCAGAAAGACTGAAAAAAAGTACTGATAAACGTAGTTACCATCAAAAATTATATTCAAAAGAAGATTCTAATTATCAACTCCGTGAACACGTATTATCACCTGTACGTAATGTTCTTGCCTGTCCTCCCTTTGATAAGGGATTTTCAATTTCTAAATTTCTTTATTCTATAGAACACGAAACGAATTCCCAGATTACTGTAGATTGTTCTATTCTTCCCCAACGATTCTATCCCAAAAAAAGTGTTCTTACACAAACTAAAGAAGAACAACCTGTTTGGCAATTTTACGTAAGCCCCAGTGTTTCATGGCAAATCTACAATAGCCCTACAGCAGGAGTCGGAAGTATTGATTTTTCCTATACTCTAGTGCGTTACTGGCGGAATAATGCACAAAATGCCGACAATTCTTTAGGAATTGCAGGAGAAATAAACGACTACAGTACACGTGCTAATACACTTAATAATCTCACGTTTTCTCAAACATTTCCTGGGAACTTGTTAACTATCTCTCTAGGGCAATACAGCCTATATTCTATAGATGGAACAGCTTATGATAATGACCAACAATCTGGTTTCATCAGCTATGCATTATCACAAAATGCAAGTGCTACATATTCATTGGGAAGTGTTGGAGCCTACGTACAATTTACTCCTACACCAGCTATAAATGTCCAGGTAGGTCTCCAAGATGCTTATGATGTGCTAGGCTCTGCTTTCGAAATTCGCAATATAAATAAAATGAAATACAACTACTATGGTTATTTCTCTTGGTCTCCACAGTTTCGAACAGGAGGAGGACAATACTCAGCACTTATTTACTCTACCCGTTCTGTCCCCGAACAACCTGAAGCAACTAAAGGCTGGTCTCTAAATTTTGGTCAATACTTAGGAGAAAAACTCTATGTATTCGGCAGGTGGAACGGATCTACAGGAAACGTTGTCAATTTAAATCGTTCTTACGTATTAGGTTTAGCATCACCTAATCCAATGAATCGGAATCCACAAGATCTATTCGGAATTGCCTGTGCTATTAACCACGTCAACACACAAGTATTTAATACACAAACAACTACACCAAACACAAGAACATCTGTACCAGCGACTACTACACAAAAAATTCGACAGCATGAAACAGTAATTGAAGCGTTTGCTACTTTAGGATTTGGTCCTCATATATCCATAACCCCTGATTTCCAGTTATACATCGATCCAGCACTAAGAACAAATAAACGTTCTGTGACTGTTTACGGTATAAGAATTAACTTTTCTACCTAA
- a CDS encoding pyruvoyl-dependent arginine decarboxylase, with protein sequence MPYGTRYPTLAFHTGGAGESDDGMPPQPFETFCYDSALLEAKIENFNIVPYTSVLPKELFGNIVPVDQCVKSFKHGAVLEVIMAGHGADTTSGTHAIATGVGICWGQDKNGNLVGGWAAEYVEFFPTWINDEIAESHAKMWLKKSLQHELDLRSIVKHSEFQYFHNYINIKKKYGFSLTALGFLNFENADPVTIK encoded by the coding sequence ATGCCTTACGGAACACGATACCCTACACTAGCCTTTCATACAGGAGGAGCCGGAGAATCTGATGATGGTATGCCTCCGCAACCATTTGAAACTTTCTGTTATGATTCAGCTTTATTAGAAGCAAAAATTGAAAATTTCAATATTGTCCCCTACACATCAGTATTACCAAAAGAACTATTTGGTAATATCGTTCCTGTAGATCAATGCGTGAAATCTTTTAAACACGGAGCTGTTCTTGAAGTCATCATGGCAGGACACGGAGCAGATACAACAAGCGGTACCCACGCCATTGCTACAGGAGTAGGTATTTGCTGGGGACAAGATAAAAATGGTAATCTTGTTGGAGGTTGGGCTGCAGAATATGTAGAATTCTTCCCTACATGGATAAATGATGAGATTGCAGAATCTCATGCAAAAATGTGGCTAAAAAAATCTCTCCAACACGAATTAGATCTACGTTCTATTGTAAAACATAGTGAGTTTCAATATTTCCATAACTACATCAATATTAAGAAAAAATATGGATTTTCATTAACTGCATTAGGATTTCTTAATTTTGAAAACGCAGACCCCGTAACCATTAAGTAA
- a CDS encoding amino acid permease: MTYYKGNTRKNLGILALAGMVISSMIGGGIFSLPQNMAASAGAGAIVLAWILTGIGMFFLANTFKILSLLRPDLTAGIYMYSREGFGPYVGFTIGWGYWLCQIFGNVGYAVMTMDALNYFFPPYFQGGNTIPAILGGSILIWMFNFIVLKGIRQASFINIIGTICKLVPLIIFIIITAFIFKLSIFKTDFWGNTVTKSQPLLGSVSSQLKSTMLVTLWAFIGIEGAVVMSGRAKSASDVGKATLLGFLGCLCVYVLLSLLPFGSLPQYQLSRIPNPSTAGILNILVGKWGEVLMNVGLLIAILSSWLSWTMIVAEIPYSAAKNGTFPEVFAIENAYHSPKVSLYITSALMQIVMLLVYFSSNAWNTMLSITGVMVLPAYLASAAFLVKLSRDKTYPKQSSIKPRTAICTGIIGVLYSIWLIYAGGLDYLLMAIILLALGIPFYIEAGKKNNNAKTFFSKKEIVKITIIALLALLAIFLFSTGKIRF, from the coding sequence ATGACTTACTATAAAGGGAATACTAGGAAAAATTTAGGGATTCTAGCCTTAGCAGGCATGGTAATTAGTTCCATGATTGGAGGAGGGATTTTTAGCCTTCCTCAAAATATGGCTGCTTCAGCAGGAGCAGGAGCGATTGTCTTAGCATGGATTCTTACAGGAATAGGCATGTTCTTCCTTGCTAATACCTTTAAAATCCTCTCATTATTGCGACCTGATCTAACTGCAGGGATCTATATGTATAGTCGTGAAGGCTTCGGCCCTTACGTAGGATTTACTATTGGCTGGGGGTACTGGCTTTGCCAAATATTCGGCAATGTCGGTTATGCAGTCATGACCATGGATGCTCTTAATTATTTTTTTCCTCCCTATTTTCAGGGGGGAAATACCATACCTGCCATTCTAGGAGGATCCATCCTCATTTGGATGTTTAACTTCATTGTCCTCAAAGGAATCCGACAAGCATCATTCATCAACATTATTGGAACCATATGCAAATTAGTTCCTTTAATTATTTTTATAATAATTACTGCTTTCATTTTTAAATTATCCATATTCAAAACTGATTTCTGGGGAAATACAGTAACAAAATCTCAGCCGTTACTAGGTTCTGTTTCTAGCCAGCTAAAAAGCACTATGCTTGTTACTCTATGGGCATTCATTGGAATTGAAGGCGCTGTTGTTATGTCTGGAAGAGCAAAAAGTGCTTCTGACGTAGGGAAAGCAACTCTCCTTGGTTTCTTAGGATGCTTGTGTGTTTATGTTTTACTTTCCCTTCTTCCTTTTGGTTCATTACCTCAATATCAACTATCTCGCATTCCTAACCCCTCAACAGCAGGTATATTGAATATACTTGTAGGGAAATGGGGAGAAGTCTTGATGAATGTTGGTCTTCTCATTGCCATACTATCTAGTTGGTTATCCTGGACTATGATCGTCGCTGAAATCCCTTATTCTGCAGCAAAAAATGGGACCTTCCCCGAAGTTTTTGCTATAGAAAATGCTTACCATTCTCCTAAGGTATCCCTATACATTACCAGTGCGCTGATGCAAATCGTTATGCTTCTTGTCTACTTCTCCTCTAACGCATGGAATACTATGCTCAGCATTACCGGAGTCATGGTTCTTCCTGCCTACCTCGCTAGTGCAGCTTTCCTTGTTAAGCTCAGCCGAGATAAAACATATCCTAAACAAAGCTCTATAAAACCTAGGACAGCAATCTGTACAGGGATTATTGGTGTTCTCTACTCTATCTGGCTCATCTATGCAGGAGGATTAGACTACTTACTGATGGCAATTATTCTTTTAGCCCTAGGCATTCCTTTTTATATAGAAGCAGGGAAAAAGAACAACAATGCAAAAACATTCTTTTCAAAGAAAGAAATTGTAAAAATCACAATAATTGCTTTACTAGCATTATTAGCAATATTTCTCTTTTCTACAGGGAAAATTCGTTTTTAA
- a CDS encoding NAD(P)/FAD-dependent oxidoreductase encodes MRVAVLGAGYAGLSVTWHLLLHSQGTVTIDLFDPVPISQGASGLSSGLLHAFTGKKAIKPPHADLGITSTHSLITEASKALNIPIVLSNGIIRPARDEEQAEIFIKRAEEFPLELEWWEQARCEMTVPGMVAQLGALFIKNGITINNHAYIHGLWDACANLGTQFYDELIENLEDIQEFYDNIIVTPGANAYTLPELRHLPLSSVKGQIIEISWPQDIAMSQFSINGHKYIVANTEQNTCILGATFEHNQPEAVPDPTVAYNEIMPPILSLFPGLQNAEVLNYYAGMRSSSSTRLPIISRIKEHLWFLGGLGSKGLLYHGITGDMLAQAVLKQSTAYIAKEFLFTPS; translated from the coding sequence ATGCGTGTAGCAGTTTTAGGAGCAGGATATGCTGGGCTCTCTGTAACCTGGCACTTACTATTGCACTCTCAAGGGACAGTAACCATAGATCTTTTTGATCCTGTTCCTATAAGTCAAGGAGCTTCAGGATTATCTTCCGGTCTTCTTCATGCCTTTACGGGGAAAAAAGCGATCAAACCTCCTCACGCAGATTTAGGAATCACTTCAACACACAGTTTAATTACAGAAGCTAGTAAAGCGCTCAATATTCCTATCGTCCTATCCAATGGTATTATTCGTCCTGCCAGAGATGAAGAACAGGCAGAAATATTTATCAAACGAGCTGAGGAGTTTCCTCTCGAATTAGAGTGGTGGGAACAAGCACGCTGTGAAATGACAGTACCAGGTATGGTTGCTCAACTCGGGGCATTATTCATTAAAAACGGCATCACCATCAATAACCATGCGTATATTCATGGTCTTTGGGATGCTTGTGCCAATCTTGGGACACAATTTTATGATGAGCTTATTGAAAACCTCGAAGATATTCAGGAATTTTACGATAACATTATTGTTACTCCAGGAGCAAATGCATACACTCTTCCTGAATTACGGCACTTACCCCTATCCAGCGTTAAGGGACAAATTATAGAAATTTCATGGCCTCAAGATATTGCTATGTCACAATTTAGTATTAATGGCCATAAATATATCGTAGCCAACACAGAGCAAAACACATGTATCTTAGGTGCTACCTTTGAACACAACCAACCTGAAGCTGTTCCCGACCCCACAGTGGCTTATAATGAAATTATGCCCCCCATCCTTTCTCTATTCCCTGGTCTTCAAAATGCAGAGGTTTTAAATTACTACGCAGGCATGCGTTCATCAAGTTCTACACGTCTACCTATAATTAGCCGAATAAAAGAACACCTCTGGTTCCTAGGTGGATTAGGATCCAAAGGTCTTCTATATCACGGGATTACCGGAGATATGCTTGCTCAGGCTGTACTAAAACAATCCACAGCTTATATCGCTAAGGAATTTTTATTTACCCCTTCATAA
- a CDS encoding malate dehydrogenase, with translation MKPSRVLSVAVTGGTGQIAYSFLFSLAHGDVFGSDCGIDLRIYDLPGMERILSGVRMELDDCAYPLLQSLRVTTSLEDAFDGIDVAFLIGAAPRGPGMERSDLLKRNGEIFSLQGSVLNTSAKRSAKIFVVGNPVNTNCWIAMNHAPKLNRKNFHAMLRLDQNRMHAVLAHRAGVPLDDVSRIVIWGNHSAKQVPDFTQALISGRPAVDVISDRDWLENVMFPSIQNRGSAVIEARGKSSAASAARALAEAARSIFQPQEGEWFSSGVCSDYNPYGIPEDIIFGFPCRMLSSGDYEIVPGLPWDTFIKNKIQISLDEISQEKSSVSLL, from the coding sequence ATGAAACCATCACGTGTATTAAGTGTTGCTGTGACAGGGGGAACAGGACAAATTGCCTATAGCTTTTTGTTTTCTCTTGCTCATGGTGATGTATTCGGTAGTGATTGTGGTATTGATTTACGCATTTATGATCTTCCTGGAATGGAAAGAATTCTTTCTGGAGTGCGTATGGAGCTGGATGATTGTGCCTATCCTCTTCTACAGTCTTTGCGGGTAACTACTTCTTTAGAAGACGCTTTCGACGGTATTGATGTTGCGTTTCTCATTGGAGCAGCTCCTCGTGGCCCCGGTATGGAACGTTCGGATCTTCTGAAACGTAATGGGGAGATTTTTTCTCTTCAAGGTTCAGTATTGAATACTTCTGCAAAGCGTAGCGCTAAGATTTTTGTTGTTGGCAATCCTGTGAATACCAACTGTTGGATTGCTATGAATCATGCTCCAAAATTAAATAGAAAAAACTTTCATGCTATGTTACGTCTAGATCAAAATCGTATGCATGCAGTTTTAGCACATCGTGCTGGAGTTCCTTTAGATGATGTTTCTCGTATTGTTATTTGGGGAAATCATTCTGCTAAACAAGTTCCAGACTTTACTCAAGCCTTAATTTCAGGCCGGCCTGCTGTGGATGTAATTAGTGATCGGGATTGGTTAGAAAATGTTATGTTTCCTTCTATTCAGAATCGTGGTAGTGCTGTTATAGAAGCTCGAGGTAAGTCTTCAGCGGCATCGGCAGCACGTGCGTTGGCAGAGGCTGCGCGTTCCATTTTCCAACCTCAAGAGGGGGAATGGTTTTCTTCTGGTGTTTGTTCTGATTACAATCCGTACGGCATTCCTGAAGATATTATTTTTGGTTTCCCATGTCGTATGTTGTCTTCCGGGGATTATGAAATTGTTCCTGGGTTGCCTTGGGACACTTTTATAAAGAATAAAATTCAAATATCCTTAGATGAGATTTCTCAAGAAAAGTCAAGTGTGTCTTTATTATAG
- the ltuA gene encoding protein LtuA (LtuA (late transcription unit A protein) is found exclusively in the genus Chlamydia.), producing MSFIRIRSGGFLDIHGILPTRKGEQVMKSATGIWFGTRGAIFYRIAS from the coding sequence ATGTCTTTCATTCGTATACGCTCTGGGGGCTTTCTAGATATTCACGGTATTTTACCTACTCGTAAGGGTGAACAAGTGATGAAATCGGCTACCGGAATTTGGTTCGGCACTCGAGGTGCTATTTTTTATCGTATTGCATCATAG
- a CDS encoding glucose-6-phosphate isomerase — MDKKSFLDCSSTQILQDLAINPVDLTIPGIISRKRIEDFSLSIEGFTLSYATERVDEGILTALSDLSNERGLHESMQAMQNGEVVNYIDHFPSESRSALHTATRAWVRDLPLQGQAADIALRSKIEAQRLEQFLIKMRSSFTTLVQIGIGGSELGPKALYTALKGCCSSDKHVYFVSNIDPDNAAEILQQIDCSKTLVVTVSKSGTTLETAINEELISEYFTKQGLKFRDHCISVTCEGSPMDTTEKYLEVFHIWDSIGGRYSSTSMVGGVVLGFAFGIDVFAEFLRGAAAMDAVALEPRMHNNLPMLSAMIGVWNRNFLRYPTSVVVPYSTGLSYFPAHLQQCTMESNGKSVSQAGEKICFPTSPILWGEVGTNSQHSFFQYLHQGSDIAPVEFIGFRRNQRGWDCVLGGSSSSQKLFANMVAQSLALARGKPNTNPNKEFRGNRPSSLLVADRLEPYTLGALLAFYEHKIVFQGFCWGINSFDQEGVTLGKELAQQIVEIMQGKTLKEDFSEAEAMLKLFNMGSAKDF; from the coding sequence ATGGATAAGAAGAGCTTTTTAGATTGTTCCTCAACACAGATATTGCAAGATTTAGCTATAAATCCTGTGGATCTTACTATCCCAGGAATAATCTCTCGTAAGAGAATAGAGGATTTTTCTTTATCTATAGAAGGATTTACCTTGAGTTATGCTACAGAACGTGTAGATGAAGGAATTTTAACGGCGCTATCTGACTTATCTAATGAACGTGGTTTGCATGAATCTATGCAAGCTATGCAAAATGGCGAAGTTGTGAATTATATAGATCATTTCCCTAGTGAGTCACGTTCTGCTTTGCATACAGCAACGCGTGCTTGGGTTAGGGATCTTCCTTTGCAAGGGCAAGCTGCAGATATTGCATTGAGGTCAAAGATAGAGGCTCAGCGTTTAGAACAATTTTTGATTAAAATGCGCTCTTCTTTTACGACTTTAGTACAGATTGGTATCGGGGGGTCTGAATTAGGGCCTAAAGCTTTATATACAGCCTTAAAAGGATGCTGTTCTTCTGATAAACATGTTTACTTTGTATCTAATATCGATCCTGATAATGCTGCTGAGATTCTGCAACAGATAGATTGTTCTAAGACATTAGTTGTTACTGTGTCTAAGTCGGGGACCACATTAGAGACAGCGATTAATGAAGAACTTATTTCTGAATATTTTACAAAACAGGGATTGAAGTTTCGTGACCACTGTATTTCTGTAACGTGTGAAGGCAGCCCCATGGATACTACAGAAAAATACTTAGAAGTTTTTCATATATGGGATAGCATTGGAGGAAGGTATTCCTCAACTTCTATGGTAGGAGGAGTTGTTTTAGGTTTTGCATTTGGAATTGATGTTTTTGCTGAGTTCCTAAGGGGCGCTGCAGCCATGGATGCAGTTGCTTTAGAGCCACGCATGCATAACAATCTTCCTATGCTGTCAGCAATGATAGGAGTTTGGAATCGGAATTTTTTACGTTATCCCACGTCAGTAGTGGTTCCTTATTCCACAGGGTTGTCTTATTTCCCTGCACATTTGCAGCAATGTACTATGGAGTCTAACGGGAAAAGTGTTTCTCAAGCAGGAGAAAAAATTTGTTTCCCCACAAGTCCCATTCTTTGGGGAGAAGTGGGGACAAATAGCCAACATTCTTTTTTCCAGTATCTCCATCAGGGTAGTGATATTGCTCCTGTAGAGTTTATTGGTTTCCGTAGGAATCAACGAGGATGGGATTGTGTTCTTGGGGGAAGTAGCTCTTCTCAGAAATTGTTCGCCAATATGGTGGCTCAGTCACTTGCTTTAGCTAGGGGAAAACCCAACACGAACCCGAATAAAGAATTTAGAGGTAATCGTCCTTCGTCTCTTCTTGTAGCCGATAGACTGGAACCTTATACTTTGGGAGCTCTTCTAGCTTTCTATGAGCATAAGATTGTATTCCAGGGATTTTGTTGGGGGATTAATTCTTTTGATCAGGAGGGGGTAACTCTAGGGAAAGAATTAGCTCAACAGATTGTAGAGATTATGCAAGGCAAGACTCTAAAAGAAGATTTTTCGGAAGCAGAGGCTATGTTAAAGCTTTTTAACATGGGCTCAGCGAAGGATTTTTGA
- a CDS encoding site-specific tyrosine recombinase XerD: MTKFSTAILEQFILFLSVDRGLSQNSISAYYQDITLFLKITSITSPEEISQDSVYLFVEKLHQRNEAESTLARRLIALKVFFRFLKGSQLLSNPPKIDHPKIWKRLPSVLSIEEVDALLQVPRTLQISPAIASRDHAILYTLYSTGIRVSELCGLYISDVSDDYIRITGKGEKTRLVPLGKLASHAIDAYLCSFRECFQKHFPQEPHLFLSIRGKKLERSCVWRRIHYYAKQITHKRVSPHSLRHAFATHLLNNKADLRVIQEMLGHACIASTEIYTHVAADSLIQNFLTYHPRNP; this comes from the coding sequence ATGACAAAATTTAGCACTGCTATTTTAGAACAATTTATTCTTTTCTTATCTGTTGATCGTGGTCTTAGTCAAAACTCAATTTCTGCTTACTACCAAGATATTACACTATTTTTAAAAATAACCTCCATTACATCACCCGAAGAAATTTCGCAAGATAGTGTCTATCTCTTCGTAGAAAAATTACATCAACGCAACGAAGCAGAGTCTACTCTAGCACGCCGCCTCATTGCTCTAAAAGTATTCTTCCGTTTCCTAAAGGGATCCCAACTCTTGTCCAATCCTCCAAAAATTGATCATCCTAAAATTTGGAAGCGATTGCCCTCAGTGCTTTCCATTGAAGAAGTCGATGCTCTCCTCCAAGTTCCAAGAACCTTGCAGATCTCTCCAGCTATTGCTTCTCGTGATCATGCTATTCTCTATACCCTCTATTCAACAGGTATCCGTGTCTCTGAACTCTGCGGATTATATATTAGCGACGTTAGCGACGATTATATTCGCATAACAGGGAAAGGAGAGAAAACACGCCTCGTTCCCCTAGGGAAATTAGCCAGCCATGCCATAGATGCATATCTATGTTCCTTTCGTGAATGCTTTCAAAAACACTTTCCCCAGGAACCACATCTCTTTCTATCCATAAGGGGGAAGAAACTCGAACGCTCTTGTGTGTGGAGAAGAATTCATTACTATGCCAAACAAATTACCCATAAACGTGTATCTCCTCACTCTTTAAGACATGCTTTTGCTACCCATTTACTGAATAATAAAGCTGATCTCAGAGTCATTCAAGAAATGCTTGGCCACGCATGCATCGCATCTACGGAAATTTATACCCACGTTGCTGCAGATTCTCTAATACAGAACTTCCTGACATACCACCCACGTAATCCCTAG
- a CDS encoding SycD/LcrH family type III secretion system chaperone, translated as MTPYLKYLLEKISSSRNEEYPFPDDLESYLAGYIPNKDIPLDTYQKVFKISSEDLEQVYKEGYSAYLNKQYEDSSTTFRWLVFFNPFVSKFWFSLGASLHMQEFYSQALHAYGVTAILREKDPYPHYYAYICYTLMDKPEEANKALELAWERAKHHHAYQDLKAEILNIKNHV; from the coding sequence ATGACCCCTTATTTAAAATACTTATTAGAAAAAATTTCCTCTTCTCGAAATGAAGAGTACCCATTTCCTGATGACTTGGAAAGCTATCTTGCTGGGTATATCCCAAATAAAGATATACCTTTAGATACATACCAAAAAGTTTTTAAGATCTCTTCTGAAGATCTAGAGCAGGTATATAAGGAGGGGTACTCTGCGTATTTAAATAAGCAGTATGAAGATAGTAGTACTACTTTTCGATGGCTAGTTTTTTTTAATCCTTTTGTTTCTAAATTTTGGTTTTCTTTAGGAGCTTCTTTGCACATGCAGGAATTTTATTCTCAGGCTTTACATGCTTATGGAGTCACTGCTATTTTAAGAGAAAAAGATCCTTACCCTCATTATTATGCTTACATTTGTTATACTCTTATGGATAAACCCGAAGAGGCAAATAAAGCTTTAGAACTCGCTTGGGAACGTGCAAAACATCATCATGCATATCAAGATCTCAAAGCAGAAATTTTAAATATTAAAAACCACGTATAA
- a CDS encoding class I SAM-dependent methyltransferase, translated as MLYFNFQKSFVNRKSLTGFFSVFKVGIFRILFSIREFIYLLRSLYIRYPKLLLYDLAKFIYSLLKNPYAQLRRSKQSSLLHGGNVYGETPWSVLNRISKEFGITSKDIVYDLGCGLGKTCFWFSHIIGCQVIGVDNQSAFVCFASCLHKWLSSHPALFFQESFFEIQLEQASCVYFYGSSYSLKVLKRVLGVCKSMSSGSVVISISFPLDSLPHGDEYFFTEKSCDVLFPWGKTRAYKNIRK; from the coding sequence ATGTTGTATTTCAACTTCCAAAAGAGCTTCGTAAATAGAAAATCTTTAACTGGTTTTTTTTCGGTATTCAAAGTAGGGATTTTTCGAATTCTTTTTTCTATCCGAGAATTTATTTATTTATTGCGTTCTCTGTATATACGTTATCCTAAATTGTTATTATATGATCTTGCAAAGTTTATTTATTCCTTATTGAAAAATCCTTATGCTCAGTTGCGGCGTTCGAAGCAATCATCACTACTTCACGGAGGTAATGTCTATGGAGAGACTCCTTGGTCTGTTTTAAATAGGATTAGTAAGGAGTTTGGGATAACTTCAAAAGATATTGTCTATGATTTAGGGTGTGGATTAGGGAAAACTTGCTTTTGGTTTTCTCATATTATTGGTTGTCAAGTAATAGGAGTAGATAATCAATCTGCTTTTGTTTGTTTTGCTTCTTGTTTGCACAAATGGTTGTCTTCACATCCTGCACTATTTTTCCAAGAAAGTTTTTTTGAAATACAGTTAGAACAAGCTTCGTGTGTATATTTTTATGGTTCTTCTTATTCCCTGAAGGTTTTAAAAAGAGTGTTGGGAGTTTGCAAGAGTATGTCATCAGGAAGTGTTGTTATTAGTATTTCTTTCCCTCTAGATTCTCTTCCTCATGGAGATGAATACTTTTTTACAGAGAAAAGCTGTGACGTTTTGTTCCCATGGGGGAAAACACGAGCGTATAAAAATATACGTAAATAA